A single genomic interval of Mycolicibacterium holsaticum DSM 44478 = JCM 12374 harbors:
- a CDS encoding vitamin K epoxide reductase family protein gives MTVTAPGTDAPSEPAAEAPTGVPVRRPSAIWILIAGLAGLAASFTLTVEKIETLINPDYVPSCSINPVLSCGSVMITPQASLLGFPNPLLGVVAFSVVVVTGVLALARVELPRWYWAALAAGTLLGAAFVHWLIFQSLYRIGALCPYCMVVWAVTIPLLVVVAAIAVAPERGGAVARGLYTWRWSLVALWFTALTLLILVRFWSYWSTLV, from the coding sequence GTGACGGTCACCGCGCCCGGCACCGACGCACCGAGCGAACCCGCGGCCGAGGCGCCAACGGGCGTGCCGGTGCGGCGGCCGAGCGCGATCTGGATACTCATCGCCGGACTCGCCGGGTTGGCGGCCTCGTTCACGCTGACCGTCGAGAAGATCGAAACGCTGATCAACCCGGACTACGTGCCGTCCTGCAGCATCAACCCGGTGCTGTCGTGCGGTTCGGTGATGATCACACCGCAGGCTTCGCTGCTGGGCTTCCCCAACCCGCTGCTCGGCGTCGTCGCGTTCAGCGTCGTCGTGGTGACCGGGGTGCTCGCGCTCGCCCGTGTCGAGCTGCCCCGCTGGTACTGGGCGGCGCTGGCGGCGGGCACGCTGCTGGGCGCGGCGTTCGTGCACTGGTTGATCTTTCAGAGCCTGTACCGCATCGGCGCGTTGTGCCCGTACTGCATGGTGGTGTGGGCGGTGACCATTCCGCTGCTGGTCGTGGTCGCCGCCATCGCCGTGGCACCCGAACGCGGCGGCGCCGTCGCGCGCGGCCTGTACACGTGGCGCTGGTCGCTGGTGGCATTGTGGTTCACCGCGCTGACTCTTCTGATCCTCGTGCGGTTCTGGAGCTACTGGTCCACGCTCGTCTAG
- a CDS encoding DsbA family protein codes for MATKPKKTPRYDLKAADRKRNLAIQIGLTSVVVIFAVALVLYIVTSAEEKPAEGEAQAIRVTSSDLITQEGTSEPKAVVALFEDFLCPACGNFEKLFGPTLNKLIDSGAIAADYHMISILDRQGDGYSTRAANAAYCVADESTDAFRRFHSALYAQQPPEGVGPFPDNARLIEVARQAGAAGGVPDCINKGRYTDMVKGMAAATGVKSTPTIRINGEDYNPTTADALIAKIEEIVGNVPALDAGAPPPAPDPTPAVPAP; via the coding sequence GTGGCCACCAAACCCAAGAAGACCCCTCGCTACGACCTCAAGGCGGCGGACCGCAAGCGCAACCTGGCGATTCAGATCGGGTTGACCTCGGTCGTCGTCATCTTCGCCGTCGCGTTGGTGCTCTACATCGTCACGTCGGCCGAAGAGAAGCCTGCCGAGGGCGAAGCCCAGGCGATCCGGGTGACCTCCAGCGACCTGATCACCCAGGAGGGCACCTCGGAGCCCAAGGCGGTCGTGGCGCTCTTCGAGGACTTCCTGTGCCCGGCATGCGGCAACTTCGAAAAGCTGTTCGGCCCCACCCTGAACAAGCTCATCGACAGCGGCGCCATCGCCGCCGACTACCACATGATCTCCATCCTGGACCGCCAGGGCGACGGCTACTCCACCCGCGCGGCCAACGCCGCCTACTGCGTGGCCGACGAATCGACGGACGCGTTCCGGCGCTTCCACTCCGCGCTCTACGCCCAGCAGCCACCCGAGGGTGTCGGCCCGTTCCCGGACAACGCCCGGCTCATCGAGGTGGCCCGGCAGGCCGGCGCGGCCGGCGGTGTCCCCGACTGCATCAACAAGGGCCGCTACACCGACATGGTGAAGGGCATGGCCGCGGCCACCGGCGTCAAGTCGACGCCGACGATCCGCATCAACGGCGAGGACTACAACCCCACCACCGCCGATGCGTTGATCGCCAAGATCGAGGAGATCGTCGGCAACGTGCCCGCGCTGGATGCCGGTGCGCCGCCGCCCGCACCCGATCCGACCCCCGCAGTACCGGCGCCGTGA
- a CDS encoding alpha/beta hydrolase: MTQSLPGQASWSPSRKDTIVTAAAGLTLRALPRIPDPVKRALLGGRSVTIDGNTLDTTLQLMLAGQKAAGINGLVASDDVTAARQQLETLAAGFKQSIPVAGVANLSIPGPAGPIAARHYRPDGAGAPLLVFYHGGGQVIGSIETHDDLCRQLCRAGGVHVLSVDYRLGPEHKAPAGTDDAYAAFTWALEHAAELGADPRRVAVGGDSAGGNQAALVSLRARADRQRLPALQLLFYPVTDYSGESRSKTLFADGFFLTRHDIDWFCAHYLDGAELAPSDPRVSPLLSDDLSGLPPALVLTAGFDPLRDEGRRYADAMRAAGVAVDYREFGSLVHGFANFFPLGGDSATAVAESISAMRAHLARV; the protein is encoded by the coding sequence ATGACTCAAAGTCTGCCAGGCCAGGCTTCGTGGAGTCCGAGCCGCAAGGACACCATCGTCACCGCCGCCGCAGGCCTCACCCTGCGCGCACTTCCGCGAATCCCCGACCCGGTCAAGCGGGCGCTGCTCGGCGGGCGTTCGGTCACCATCGACGGCAACACGCTGGATACGACGCTGCAGTTGATGCTCGCCGGGCAGAAGGCAGCCGGCATCAATGGCCTGGTGGCCAGCGACGACGTCACCGCCGCGCGCCAGCAACTGGAAACCCTGGCCGCCGGATTCAAACAGAGCATCCCGGTGGCCGGGGTGGCCAATCTCTCGATACCGGGCCCGGCGGGACCCATCGCTGCACGCCACTACCGGCCCGACGGCGCGGGCGCCCCGCTGCTGGTCTTCTACCACGGCGGCGGCCAGGTGATCGGCAGCATCGAGACCCACGACGACCTGTGCCGTCAACTCTGCCGGGCCGGCGGTGTGCATGTGTTGTCCGTCGACTACCGGTTGGGTCCCGAACACAAGGCGCCCGCGGGCACCGACGACGCGTACGCCGCTTTCACCTGGGCGCTCGAGCATGCCGCCGAACTGGGTGCGGACCCCCGCCGGGTCGCGGTCGGCGGTGACAGTGCCGGTGGAAACCAGGCCGCGCTGGTGTCCCTGCGCGCACGCGCGGACCGACAGCGACTGCCCGCGCTGCAACTGCTCTTCTATCCGGTCACCGACTACAGCGGCGAAAGCCGGTCGAAGACGCTGTTCGCCGACGGGTTCTTTCTGACCAGGCACGATATCGACTGGTTCTGCGCGCACTACCTGGACGGGGCGGAGTTGGCGCCATCTGATCCGCGGGTATCGCCGCTGCTGTCCGACGACCTGTCCGGGCTGCCGCCCGCGCTGGTGCTGACGGCCGGATTCGACCCGCTGCGCGACGAGGGCAGGCGATACGCCGACGCCATGCGGGCGGCCGGCGTCGCCGTCGACTACCGCGAGTTCGGTTCGCTCGTGCACGGCTTCGCCAACTTCTTCCCGCTCGGCGGCGACAGCGCCACCGCGGTCGCCGAGAGCATCTCGGCGATGCGCGCGCACCTGGCCCGCGTCTGA
- a CDS encoding aldo/keto reductase, protein MASPSIKLNDGQSIPQVGLGVWQTPAEDTERAAATALSAGYRHIDTAAAYGNEREVGQAVAKSGLAREDVYVTTKLWNADHGYDSTRRAFDASMDRLGLDYLDLYLIHWPVPAQNAFVDTFKAFADLRDQGRIRSIGVSNFEPEHLRTLVDATGIVPAVNQIELHPRLQQEELREVHAQLGIATEAWSPLGQGSLLENPAVTAVAEAHGKTPAQVLIRWHIQLGNIVIPKSVTPSRIVSNFDVFDFELSEQDMASISSLGDGTRLGPDPRTFNFTG, encoded by the coding sequence ATGGCATCTCCCTCGATCAAGCTGAACGACGGTCAATCGATCCCTCAGGTCGGGCTCGGCGTTTGGCAGACCCCGGCCGAAGACACCGAGCGCGCGGCGGCGACGGCGTTGAGTGCCGGTTATCGGCATATCGACACGGCCGCAGCGTATGGCAACGAGCGTGAGGTCGGCCAGGCGGTCGCGAAATCCGGGCTGGCGCGCGAAGACGTCTACGTGACCACCAAGCTCTGGAACGCCGACCACGGCTACGACAGCACCCGCAGGGCGTTCGACGCCAGCATGGACCGGCTCGGGCTGGACTACCTCGACCTGTACCTGATCCACTGGCCGGTGCCGGCCCAGAACGCGTTCGTCGACACCTTCAAGGCGTTCGCTGACCTGCGCGATCAGGGACGTATCCGGTCGATCGGGGTCAGCAACTTCGAACCCGAGCACCTGCGCACCCTGGTCGACGCGACCGGCATCGTGCCTGCGGTCAACCAGATCGAGCTGCATCCGCGGCTGCAGCAGGAAGAGCTGCGCGAAGTGCACGCTCAGCTGGGCATTGCCACCGAGGCGTGGAGCCCGCTGGGCCAGGGTTCACTGCTGGAGAACCCGGCCGTGACGGCCGTCGCCGAGGCGCACGGCAAAACGCCCGCGCAGGTACTGATTAGGTGGCATATCCAACTCGGCAATATAGTCATCCCGAAATCAGTGACCCCATCGAGAATCGTGAGCAACTTCGACGTGTTCGACTTTGAGCTGAGTGAACAGGACATGGCGTCCATCTCTTCGCTCGGCGACGGCACACGGTTGGGTCCTGACCCCCGAACATTCAACTTCACAGGGTAG
- a CDS encoding aldo/keto reductase, translated as MTPSDGATATPTVTLNDDHTIPVIGLGVGELSETEAEQAVLAALEAGYRLIDTAAAYGNEEAVGRAVKASGVPREEVFITTKLAASDLGFQSSQDALKASLQRLGLDYVDLYLIHWPAGEHGKFVDSWGGLMKRKEDGETKSIGVANFHAEHLADIIDLSFFTPAVNQIELHPLLNQAELREVNAGYGILTQAYSPLGVGRLLDNATVSSVAKEQGKTPAQVLLRWNLQLGNAVVARSTSPERMKSNIEVFDFELTDDQMAALNALDDGTRFRPNPDTYAGE; from the coding sequence ATGACCCCATCGGACGGGGCGACGGCGACTCCCACCGTCACTCTCAACGACGACCACACGATTCCGGTGATCGGCCTCGGTGTCGGGGAACTGTCGGAAACCGAGGCCGAACAAGCGGTCTTGGCCGCCCTCGAGGCCGGATACCGGTTGATCGACACCGCCGCCGCGTACGGCAACGAGGAAGCCGTCGGCCGCGCCGTCAAAGCTTCGGGGGTGCCGCGCGAGGAAGTCTTCATCACCACCAAGCTGGCCGCATCAGATCTGGGTTTCCAGTCGTCGCAGGACGCGCTCAAGGCCAGCCTGCAGCGGCTCGGCCTGGACTACGTCGACCTCTACCTGATCCACTGGCCCGCCGGTGAGCACGGCAAGTTCGTCGACAGCTGGGGCGGGCTGATGAAGCGCAAGGAGGACGGCGAGACCAAGTCGATCGGGGTGGCCAACTTTCACGCCGAACACCTCGCCGACATCATCGACCTGTCGTTCTTCACCCCGGCGGTCAACCAGATCGAACTGCACCCGCTGCTGAACCAGGCCGAGTTGCGCGAGGTCAACGCCGGATACGGCATCCTCACCCAGGCCTACAGTCCGCTGGGCGTCGGCCGGCTTCTGGACAACGCGACGGTCAGTTCGGTGGCCAAGGAGCAGGGCAAGACGCCCGCGCAGGTGTTGCTGCGGTGGAACCTGCAGTTGGGCAACGCCGTGGTCGCCCGGTCGACGTCACCGGAGCGGATGAAGTCCAACATCGAGGTGTTCGACTTCGAGCTCACCGACGACCAGATGGCCGCGCTGAACGCGCTCGACGACGGCACCCGCTTCCGCCCGAACCCCGACACCTACGCCGGCGAGTAG
- a CDS encoding TetR/AcrR family transcriptional regulator has protein sequence MTGTTTPRRPPSGSQARAQRSRRIVVEETVRYILEEGFPPPSVRRITERAGLTWGAVQYHFGDLNGILMAVVDAGFAEVLETLDTVAAHAPGISGEERPAYVVDAVWQAFSRPASIAAMQILIATRGDRPAAANARLADMAERITQIGQHLSPDLDAALARRLGNLVWTTIRGMVTVQMLWPEPFDSSRDRQMLVEVISAFLAARRR, from the coding sequence GTGACCGGCACGACGACACCGCGCCGGCCCCCGTCGGGCAGTCAGGCGCGCGCCCAGCGCAGCCGGCGGATCGTCGTCGAGGAGACGGTGCGCTACATCCTCGAGGAGGGGTTCCCGCCGCCCAGCGTCCGGCGCATCACCGAACGTGCCGGATTGACTTGGGGCGCAGTCCAATACCACTTCGGCGACCTCAATGGGATCCTGATGGCAGTCGTCGATGCCGGGTTCGCCGAAGTACTCGAGACGCTGGACACCGTGGCCGCACACGCCCCGGGCATCAGCGGCGAAGAACGGCCCGCCTACGTCGTCGACGCGGTGTGGCAGGCGTTCTCGCGGCCCGCGTCCATCGCGGCGATGCAGATTCTGATCGCCACCCGCGGTGATCGTCCTGCCGCCGCCAACGCCCGCCTCGCCGACATGGCCGAGCGCATCACCCAGATCGGTCAGCACCTCAGCCCCGACCTCGATGCCGCGCTGGCAAGACGTCTCGGCAACCTGGTGTGGACGACGATCCGCGGCATGGTCACGGTGCAGATGCTGTGGCCGGAGCCCTTCGACAGCAGCCGCGACCGCCAGATGCTCGTCGAGGTGATCTCGGCGTTCCTGGCCGCTCGACGTCGCTGA
- a CDS encoding NAD(P)H-dependent amine dehydrogenase family protein — protein sequence MTQRRVIQFSTGNVGAHSLRMLIERPDFELVGVHASNPAKVGRDAAELAGLPNPVGVTATDDVDALVALGADCVVYTSQAETRPHDALAEITRFLRAGVNVVGTSFVWLVAPEEADDWLRGPLRQASADGDATLYINGVDPGFSGDTLVYTALSLAGRATSITVQEVCDYGSYDDAEFTGVTFGFGMAPEHTPILFSPGVLSSMWGAQVRSLAGDLGVELDEVRERHEKWATPAPIDCTMMRVEPGQVAAVRFAAEGHRGGRPVITMEHVNRLTDAAAPDWPYPPEGRAGVHRVVVDGDPGIVINAHVGTSGIDHNQGGVIATAARAVNMIEAVCRAPSGILAAHDLRPTDHVRGVMW from the coding sequence ATGACGCAGCGACGGGTCATCCAGTTCTCCACCGGCAACGTCGGGGCGCATTCGCTTCGGATGCTGATCGAACGCCCGGATTTCGAGTTGGTCGGAGTGCACGCGTCGAATCCGGCCAAGGTGGGCCGCGACGCAGCCGAGTTGGCCGGCCTGCCGAACCCGGTGGGTGTCACCGCCACCGACGACGTCGACGCGCTCGTGGCGCTCGGCGCCGACTGCGTGGTCTACACCTCACAGGCCGAGACGCGACCCCACGACGCGCTGGCCGAGATCACCCGCTTTCTGCGCGCCGGCGTCAACGTCGTCGGCACGTCGTTCGTGTGGCTGGTCGCACCCGAGGAGGCCGACGACTGGTTACGCGGACCGCTGCGTCAGGCCAGCGCCGATGGCGACGCGACGCTCTACATCAACGGCGTGGACCCCGGCTTCTCCGGTGACACCCTGGTCTACACCGCGCTGAGCCTGGCCGGGCGGGCGACGTCGATCACCGTCCAGGAGGTGTGCGACTACGGCAGCTACGACGACGCCGAATTCACCGGCGTGACTTTCGGATTCGGGATGGCCCCCGAGCACACCCCGATCCTGTTCAGCCCCGGTGTGCTTTCGTCGATGTGGGGCGCGCAGGTACGCAGCCTGGCCGGCGATCTCGGCGTCGAACTCGACGAGGTCCGCGAACGACACGAGAAATGGGCCACCCCGGCACCGATCGACTGCACGATGATGCGTGTCGAACCCGGACAGGTCGCCGCGGTCCGGTTCGCCGCAGAGGGTCACCGTGGCGGCCGGCCGGTCATCACCATGGAGCATGTCAACCGCTTGACCGACGCCGCCGCACCCGACTGGCCGTATCCGCCCGAAGGCCGCGCAGGGGTGCACCGCGTCGTCGTCGACGGCGATCCGGGCATCGTCATCAACGCCCACGTCGGCACCTCCGGGATCGACCACAACCAGGGCGGGGTCATCGCCACGGCCGCTCGCGCCGTCAACATGATCGAGGCCGTGTGCCGCGCGCCCAGCGGCATCCTGGCCGCACACGACCTGCGGCCCACCGACCACGTGCGCGGCGTGATGTGGTGA
- a CDS encoding SDR family NAD(P)-dependent oxidoreductase: MGSLSGKVAIVTGTSRGVGLGIAHELLRQDATVIGCSRSALDAMPGTADKPEWVARSAQWVCDQGDYAAIDAFVQRVADTYGRIDILVNNAGGTVPSPHVHDVPELVQKIQGAPRSDDDFARTALFHSFAIQMNLISPMWFAIRVFRQMQTQDGTGSIVNISSGAGHPAGSPTLVSYGAAKSGLNHLTRSLAQEWGPKVRVNCVALGPTITENFRSFVLPEDDPTGAEYFTAIPLKRGAEPEEVGRAVVFLCAGGADFVNGTTVEMDGGMLPGVLYDAGLKTITDLL, from the coding sequence ATGGGTTCCCTGTCTGGCAAGGTCGCCATCGTCACCGGCACCAGCCGAGGTGTCGGCCTCGGCATCGCGCACGAACTGTTGCGGCAAGACGCGACCGTCATTGGATGCTCCCGCTCTGCGCTCGACGCCATGCCAGGCACCGCCGACAAGCCGGAATGGGTGGCCCGCAGCGCCCAATGGGTTTGTGACCAAGGCGATTACGCTGCGATCGACGCGTTTGTGCAGCGCGTCGCCGACACCTACGGCCGGATCGACATCCTCGTCAACAACGCCGGCGGCACGGTGCCGTCTCCGCACGTCCACGACGTTCCCGAGCTCGTCCAGAAGATCCAGGGCGCCCCACGTTCCGACGACGACTTCGCGCGCACGGCGCTGTTTCACTCCTTTGCCATCCAGATGAACCTCATCAGCCCGATGTGGTTCGCCATCAGGGTGTTTCGGCAGATGCAGACCCAGGACGGCACCGGCTCGATCGTCAACATCTCCAGCGGGGCAGGCCACCCCGCCGGATCGCCCACCCTGGTGTCCTACGGCGCCGCCAAATCCGGGCTCAACCATCTGACGCGCTCACTGGCCCAGGAATGGGGTCCGAAGGTGCGGGTGAACTGCGTCGCCCTGGGGCCCACCATCACAGAGAACTTCCGGTCATTCGTGCTGCCCGAAGACGACCCCACCGGCGCCGAGTACTTCACGGCCATCCCGCTGAAACGGGGCGCAGAACCCGAAGAGGTCGGCCGCGCGGTGGTGTTCCTGTGCGCGGGCGGTGCAGATTTCGTCAACGGCACCACCGTGGAGATGGACGGCGGAATGCTGCCCGGAGTGCTCTACGACGCCGGCCTCAAGACGATCACGGACCTTCTGTGA
- a CDS encoding HNH endonuclease family protein has translation MNRKRFLWLAAIVALAVLVAVQTSTGQRAPSAAEADVPTVVPGDDVLAGIAVLPQRVRGHDYRRAAFGDSWTDDNTAPGGHNGCDTRNDILDRDLDDKTYVSIKRCPTAVATGTLHDPYTNAVVAFTRGAGVGASVQIDHLVPLALAWDLGARNWPDEMRVRFANDPANLLAVAGDPNQDKGDQQPADWMPPNTAFHCQYAMQFIEVLRGYRLPIDAPSATVLRDAAATCPTG, from the coding sequence ATGAACCGCAAGCGATTTCTGTGGCTGGCCGCGATCGTCGCGCTTGCGGTGCTGGTGGCGGTGCAGACTTCGACGGGGCAGCGAGCCCCGTCGGCCGCGGAGGCGGACGTGCCCACCGTCGTACCGGGCGACGACGTGCTGGCCGGTATCGCGGTGCTGCCGCAGCGGGTCCGCGGCCACGACTACCGGCGGGCCGCATTCGGTGACAGCTGGACCGACGACAACACCGCTCCAGGCGGCCACAACGGCTGCGACACCCGCAACGACATCCTCGACCGCGACCTCGACGACAAGACCTACGTGTCGATCAAGCGCTGTCCCACCGCGGTTGCCACCGGCACCCTGCACGACCCGTACACCAACGCCGTCGTGGCGTTCACCCGCGGCGCCGGCGTCGGAGCGTCGGTGCAGATCGACCACCTCGTTCCGCTGGCGCTGGCCTGGGACCTCGGTGCGCGCAACTGGCCCGACGAGATGCGGGTCCGGTTCGCCAACGACCCGGCCAACCTGCTCGCCGTCGCCGGTGACCCCAACCAGGACAAGGGCGATCAACAGCCCGCCGACTGGATGCCGCCGAACACGGCGTTTCACTGCCAGTACGCCATGCAGTTCATCGAGGTGCTTCGCGGCTACCGGCTGCCGATCGACGCGCCGTCGGCGACGGTGTTGCGCGACGCCGCGGCGACGTGTCCGACAGGCTGA
- the recG gene encoding ATP-dependent DNA helicase RecG: MAVLGDRLDYIVGKKAAGPLEEYFGIRTVNDLLRHYPRKYSDGMTVLAEGEELQEGEHVTFVDTITGTKVGDMKPQFDKKSRKMRKRRWLRVTLGERRSTVTATFFNADWMLDDLVVGTRLMLSGEVKYFRRTLQLTHPAFLVLESPKGKTFGTKSLKTIASASGAVGDDVLSAFEREFFPIYPANKKLQSWDIYACVRQVLDVLDPIEEPLPKTVLQQHHLITEDQALRAIHIAENKSEREQAQRRLTYDEAIGLQWALVKRRYSELRESGPVAPLRDDGLVAALRGRLPFELTDGQRDVLDVISAELAASRPMNRMLQGEVGSGKTIVSVLAMLQMVDAGYQCALLAPTEVLAAQHDRSVRDVLGPLAMAGQLGGVDGATRVALLTGSMSAAQKRAVRDEVASGAAGIVIGTHALLQDAVEFHRLGMVVVDEQHRFGVEQRDRLRSKAPEGVTPHLLVMTATPIPRTVALTHYGDLETSTLRELPRGRQPIATNTIFITKNRSWLDRAWQRITEEVGAGRQAYVVASRIDADDKPAKVSAEDTESGGPPPVTVVELFDGLRSGPLSGLRLGLMHGRLPADEKDAVMAAFRAGEIDVLVCTTVIEVGVDVPNATVMLVMDADRFGISQLHQLRGRIGRGAHPSLCLLATNLSEGSKAGARLKAVASTLDGFELADLDLKERQEGDVLGHTQSGRAITLRFLSLSEHLDIILAARELCESMYHNDPADPGLAMLAAPFVDTDRVEYLDKS, translated from the coding sequence GTGGCCGTCCTGGGCGATCGACTCGACTACATCGTCGGCAAGAAGGCCGCAGGACCGCTCGAGGAATACTTCGGCATCCGCACCGTCAACGACCTGTTGCGCCATTACCCGCGCAAGTACAGCGACGGCATGACGGTCCTGGCCGAGGGCGAGGAACTCCAAGAGGGCGAACATGTCACGTTCGTCGACACGATCACCGGCACCAAAGTCGGTGATATGAAGCCGCAATTCGACAAGAAGTCCAGGAAGATGCGTAAGCGCAGATGGCTGCGCGTGACGCTGGGGGAGCGGCGCTCGACGGTCACCGCGACCTTTTTCAACGCCGACTGGATGCTCGACGACCTCGTCGTCGGCACCCGGTTGATGCTGTCGGGAGAAGTCAAATACTTCAGGCGCACCCTGCAACTGACCCATCCCGCCTTCCTGGTGTTGGAATCGCCCAAGGGCAAGACGTTCGGCACCAAATCGCTGAAGACCATCGCCTCGGCCTCGGGAGCCGTCGGCGACGATGTGTTGTCGGCGTTCGAGCGCGAGTTCTTCCCGATCTATCCGGCCAACAAAAAGCTGCAGAGCTGGGACATCTACGCGTGCGTGCGCCAGGTGCTCGACGTACTCGATCCCATCGAGGAGCCGTTACCCAAAACCGTTCTGCAGCAACATCACCTGATCACAGAAGACCAGGCGCTACGCGCGATCCACATCGCTGAGAACAAGTCCGAACGCGAACAGGCCCAGCGCAGGCTCACCTACGACGAAGCCATCGGCCTGCAATGGGCATTGGTGAAACGGCGATACAGCGAGCTGAGGGAATCCGGGCCGGTCGCCCCGCTTCGCGACGACGGTCTGGTGGCGGCGCTGCGTGGGCGGCTTCCCTTCGAGTTGACCGACGGTCAACGTGACGTGCTCGACGTCATCTCCGCCGAGCTGGCGGCCAGCAGGCCGATGAACCGCATGCTGCAAGGCGAGGTGGGTTCGGGCAAGACCATCGTCAGCGTGCTGGCGATGCTGCAGATGGTCGACGCCGGCTATCAGTGCGCGCTGCTGGCGCCGACGGAAGTTCTTGCCGCCCAACATGACCGCTCGGTGCGTGACGTTCTCGGCCCGCTTGCTATGGCGGGCCAGCTCGGCGGCGTGGACGGCGCCACCCGGGTCGCGCTGCTGACCGGATCGATGTCGGCCGCGCAGAAGCGGGCGGTACGCGACGAGGTCGCCAGCGGCGCGGCGGGCATCGTCATCGGCACCCATGCGCTGTTGCAGGACGCCGTCGAGTTCCACCGGCTCGGCATGGTGGTCGTCGACGAACAACACCGCTTCGGTGTGGAGCAACGAGATCGTTTGCGCAGCAAGGCGCCCGAAGGAGTGACGCCGCATCTGCTGGTGATGACGGCCACGCCGATCCCGCGCACCGTGGCCCTCACCCATTACGGCGACCTGGAGACCTCGACACTGCGCGAGCTGCCGCGCGGCAGGCAGCCGATCGCCACCAACACCATCTTCATCACCAAGAACCGGTCCTGGCTGGACCGGGCCTGGCAACGCATCACCGAAGAGGTCGGCGCGGGACGGCAGGCCTACGTGGTCGCCTCACGCATCGACGCCGACGACAAGCCCGCCAAGGTCAGCGCTGAAGACACCGAAAGCGGTGGCCCGCCGCCGGTCACCGTCGTCGAGTTGTTCGACGGGCTGCGCAGCGGGCCGTTGTCGGGGCTTCGCCTCGGGCTGATGCACGGCAGGCTGCCCGCCGACGAAAAGGACGCGGTGATGGCGGCGTTCCGGGCCGGGGAGATCGACGTGCTGGTGTGCACGACGGTCATCGAGGTCGGCGTCGATGTGCCCAACGCGACGGTGATGCTGGTGATGGACGCCGACCGGTTCGGGATCAGCCAGTTACACCAGCTGCGCGGCCGGATCGGGCGCGGTGCGCATCCCAGCCTGTGTCTGCTGGCCACCAACCTTTCCGAAGGCTCCAAGGCCGGTGCGCGGCTGAAGGCGGTCGCCTCGACACTGGACGGCTTCGAGCTGGCCGACCTCGACCTCAAGGAGCGCCAGGAGGGAGATGTGCTGGGGCACACCCAGTCCGGGCGGGCGATCACGCTGAGGTTTCTGTCGCTCTCCGAGCACCTCGACATCATCCTGGCCGCACGCGAGCTGTGCGAATCGATGTATCACAACGACCCAGCCGATCCCGGGCTGGCGATGCTGGCAGCGCCGTTCGTCGACACCGATCGGGTCGAGTACCTCGACAAGTCATGA